In a genomic window of Glycine max cultivar Williams 82 chromosome 13, Glycine_max_v4.0, whole genome shotgun sequence:
- the LOC100500586 gene encoding uncharacterized protein LOC100500586 — MKKSVLAASVAAAASATAASLSSSSHQDERSRENSSSQNSSSTEKFAPRFDGLRFIETLVTAHR, encoded by the exons ATGAAGAAGTCCGTCCTCGCTGCCTCCGTCGCCGCCGCCGCTTCAGCCACCGCGGCATCTCTCTCCTCTTCTTCCCATCAG gatgAGAGAAGCCGTGAGAACTCTTCGTCGCAGAATTCATCTTCTACGGAGAAATTCGCTCCCAGATTTGATGGATTGCGCTTCATTGAAACCCTCGTAACTGCCCATAGATGA